The genomic stretch CTTTACCCAACGTGGAAAAGAGGTGATCGTGTTATTGGCTGGCGGCTCAAAACGCACCCAGAAAACCGACATCAAGCGAGCCAAAGTCTTGGCTGCGCTGCTGGTTTAGCTATAAGGAGATAACGATGAAACCAATCAAAGTGGATGACTTACCTGAATTCAACGCTGCACCATATCTTGGCAGTGAAGCGGCAATTGCGGCTTATCTGACAGATATTATTGAGGCGAATAATCCCGCGCTTCTGGCTTCCGCGCTCGGCGATATCGCTCGTGCACGCGGTATGGGCGAGATTGCCAAGGCATCTGGCATCTCCCGAGAGGCATTATATAAAGCTTTACGTCCTGGTGCCCAACCGCGTTTCGATACTATAAGTCGTGTTTGCACAGCCTTGGGGGTACGCCTGGTGGCGCAGGCCACTCATCCTTCAGTGTAATGTAGTGCCTGACAGATAGGCCAGAAACCACCACTGAAGCTGAAGGAAATCTGGGCCATCCGTATCCATCTGCAACTCGGCAAACGTATCCGTGACTTGGCCATGTTTAACTTGGCCATCGACAGCAAGCTGAGAGGTTAGACCTGGTGAACATACGGGTCCTGGACATAATTCACGGCATCCAGATGTTGACACGAGCTATGGTCATTCAACGAAAGACGCAGAGGCCTGTGCAGCTTGAACTGACGGAAGATACCAGAAATGCCGTCGCAGCATGGATAGCTAAAGCCAATCTAAAGTCGGAACATTACTTGTTCCCCAGTCGGTTGCAAAACTCTCCGCATGTTTCAACCCGGCAATACGCTAGGATCGTGCATCGATGGGTCGCCGCAATTGGTCTTGATTCCACTTTCTATCGCACACATACGAAGCGCCGAACCAAGGCAAACCTGATTTACCGGCAAACCAAAAACTTGCGGGCAGTGCAACTGTTGCAGGGCCATTCGAAGTTGGAAAGCACTGTGCAATTGGATGAAGAAATGGTTCGGGAATACATTCGTAATCAGGAGCAGGAAGACGAACGTTACGACCAAATGAAATTAGGGCTATAGCTGCCTTTAGGCGGCTCATGGGTTACCAGCGCCTTTGAGGCGCCAAAACTATAAACTGCATAGAACCTCTTGCCTACGAAAGGCTAATGGGCATCCGCTTATCAGTATGAAGATCAAACAACGCCAGCTTGCTATTCTATTTATGGGCTGAATTACGAGGTTCCCTCGTGTATAATCGAGAAATTTTCTCCAGGGTAGTATTTCATGGAAGCAGAACAACTTAATACGTTAACCAATTTATTGGAAGACTTAGGTAAAAGAACCGAAGAATTACGGGGGTATCTTTGACTTCGACCAGAAGAAAGATCGCCTGGTAGAAGTCGTTCAGTTGATGGAAGATCCAGCCATCTGGAATGACGCAAAAAAAGCACAGGATTTAGGCCGCGAACGCAGATCATTAGAATCCGTTGTTTTTACGCTGGAAAAACTCGTTCAGTCACTGAATGATACCAGCGAATTATTTGAAATGGCGCGGGAAGAAGGCGACGACGACACCCTTGTCAGCATAGAAGCCGATACCAAAAAACTCGAAGAAATCGTTGAGGGCATGGAATTTCGCCGTATGTTTTCCAACCCCATGGATCCCAATAATTGTTTTATCGATATCCAGTCAGGTTCAGGCGGTACAGAAGCGCAGGATTGGGCCTCCATGCTCGAACGCATGTACCTGCGCTACGCCGAGCGACATGATTTCAAAGTTGAAATTCTGGAAGAATCCGAAGGCGAAGTAGCAGGCATCAAAAGCGCGACACTGAAAATATCGGGAGAATATGCTTACGGCTACTTGCGCACTGAAACAGGCGTGCACCGTTTAGTACGAAAATCCCCGTTTGACTCCGGCAATCGTCGCCACACTTCCTTTTCCAGTGTGTTTGTCTACCCGGAAGTCGATGAATCCATTGAAATCGATATCAATCCCGCCGATTTGCGTGTTGATACCTATCGCGCATCAGGTGCGGGAGGTCAGCATATCAACAAAACCGATTCTGCAGTCCGTATCACACACATTCCCACGAACATTGTGGTGCAGTGTCAGAACGACCGTTCTCAACACAAAAACCGCGCTGAGGCCATGAGCATGCTGAAAGCCCGTATGTATGAGGCTGAACTCCGTAAGCGCATGGAAGAAAAGCAGTCCCTGGAAGATACCAAATCCGACATTGGCTGGGGTCATCAGATTCGGTCATATGTGCTTGATCAGTCACGCATCAAGGATTTGCGCACCAACTTTGAAGTAGGTAATACCCAGGCTGTGCTGGATGGGGATCTGGATGATTTCATCAGCGCCAGTTTGAAACAAGGTGTTTAATCAATTAACACGCAAAGATAGATAAAAGGCTACAAGAATGAGCGAACAAGAAAACCAACCGGTTCAAGATACAAATCAGATATTTGAAGAACGCAGAAGCAAACTGAAAGCTCTCCGCGAACAAGGGATCGCTTTTCCCAATGATTTCAACCGCGAACATTTAGCCGCTGACCTGCACCAGCAGAACGAGAGTAAATCCAAAGAAGAGCTGGAAGGTAGCCCAGTCAGTGTCAGCGTTGCTGGCCGCATGATGTTAAAACGGGTAATGGGTAAAGCCAGTTTTGCGACCATTCAGGATATGAGCGGGCGCATCCAGCTATACATTACAAACGACCATGTTGGTGAAGCCGCTCACGAGGCATTCAAACACTTTGACTTGGGCGACATCATTGCCGCCAAGGGCGTATTGTTCAAAACAAAAACCGGAGAGTTGTCAGTCCGCGCCACTGAAATCCGTTTATTAACAAAAACGCTGCGCCCGCTACCTGAAAAATTCCATGGGCTGACAGACCAGGAGCAAAAGTACCGGCAGCGTTATCTGGATCTGATCACCAACGAAGATACACGTAAGGTATTTTCTACCCGTTCCAAAATCATTCAGGGCATTCGCGAATTCCTTGTACGCCACGGCTATCTGGAAGTTGAAACCCCCATGATGCATCCGATTCCGGGTGGTGCAGCTGCGCGTCCCTTTATCACCCATCACAACACGCTCGATATGCAATTGTATCTGCGCATTGCACCGGAACTGTACCTGAAGCGCCTGGTAGTGGGCGGAATGGAAAAAGTATTCGAAATCAACCGTAACTTCCGCAATGAAGGTATGTCCACCCGGCATAACCCTGAATTCACCATGCTGGAATTTTACGAAGCCTATCGCGACTACCGTTACATGATGGACTTCACCGAAGCAATGTTCCGCGAAGTGGCAGAAAACGTCTTGGGAACAACCAAAGTGACTTACCAAGGTCGCGAACTGGATTTGGGCCTCCCCTTCGCTCGTTTAACCATTGCGCAAGCTATTCAGAAATACAATCCTGAATTCACCGAAGCGCAGTTAAACGACCGTGTATTCCTGATCAACAAATTCAATGAGCTCAAGGTCAGTTATAAGGAACATGATGGCATTGGTGGTTTGCAGCTTACCCTGTTTGAAGAAAACACAGAACACCTGCTGTTTGATCCCACTTTTATTATTGATTATCCGGCAGAAGTGTCACCATTAGCGCGTAGTAACGATAGCAACCCCGAGATTACAGAGCGTTTCGAGTTGTTTATGGTCGGGCGCGAAATTGCCAATGGTTTCTCAGAGTTAAACGACCCTGAGGACCAGTCTGATCGTTTCATGAGCCAAGTACAGCAAAAAGATGCAGGTGATGCAGAAGCCATGCACTACGACGCAGATTATATACGTGCACTGGAATACGGTTTACCGCCCACTGCAGGCGAAGGCATTGGTATTGACCGTCTGGTCATGCTCCTGACTGACAGCCCGAGTATTCGGGATGTTATTTTGTTTCCGCAAATGCGGCCTGAACAGCTGTCTTAAAAAACATCAAAAAATTGGGGATAACCAGTTGAGATAGCACTGGAAATATTGCCTTATTTATAAGCATGATTCATTAAAATGGCCCCAGAAATCCAGGGGCCTTTTTTATCAAGGCTTATTTGAAACTTTTACTTGTTTCATCCCAGACTTTTTCATTAGGGAAGATCTCGGAAGCATTAATAATATAACGTACAATATAGTCAAAGTTATTAGTTTAAAACCTATAGCTTCAATGAGATTGATACACTTTCTTGCAAATAATTTACTGACGAAACTCATGAACTATAATTAATTGGTTCTGAAACCTGTTTGCCAGTAACTTCACACAATTAACAGACCTGAAGTTAATCTTCTTAGGTCAATCGCTTACCTGCATAATTAAATCATTAATCAACTGGAGTACCGCAATGGCCACACAAACTACGAAAACCCATCCGATTATGATTATTGCTGCAATAGCAGTAATTCTATTCAGTGCTGTCGGAATTGGCGCTATTATGGGATGGATACCTGGCTCTGCTTCAAAAACCCAGGAACAGAGTACGCAACCATTAGTGACTGCTGAACAAACAGCCAAAATTGAAACGGCTGACACCAAGACTGTCACACCAGTACCTGAGGAACAAAAACCGGAGCCCGCTACCCCACCAAAAGCGGAAACTAAGGCGGAAGTGACTAAACCGGCTTCACAAACACATAGAGAAAAACAAACCAAAAAAGTAACACATCAAAATGTGGCCAAGCAAACCAGTGTCAGTACTAACTCAGTACCAGCACCCACCAATATTTGCTCAAATTGTGGTGTCATTGAATCTGTTAATGTCATTGAGCAAGCAGGTGAAGGAACCGGACTGGGTGCTGTAGCTGGCGGAGTTGCCGGAGCGCTTCTTGGAACGCAGATCGGTCAGGGACGCGGAACAACCGCGGCTACGATCGCGGGTGCAGCGGGAGGTGCTTTTGCTGGACATCAGGTAGAAAAAGCCGTCAAGAAAACCAAGCACTTTGAAATCAGTGTTCGCATGGAAGACGGCTCTTACAGAACCTTTAACCAGCCAAACGATTCCGGTTTGATGTCTGGAGATAAAGTCAAAGTGGTGGATGGTGCAATCGTAAGAAACTAACCTTCAATATACCCCCTAAGGGTATATTGACAACATCCAGTCATTCAGAATATGATGGTTGCTCTAAGGAGTAATCATCATGCATTTCCCTATTTCCTCAAAACGCATTGAATTACCCATTGAAGGCATGACCTGCTCTGCATGCGCCAACCGTATCGAAAAAAGCTTGAATAAACTGCCAGGCGTCAAAGCTGCGGTCAATTTTGCCAGCGAAAAAGTTCAGATTGATTACGAAGTGGGTGAAGCCAACCCCGCCAACCTTGTTGAAACAATCAAAAAAACAGGTTATTCCGTTCCCAACCAACGCATTGAACTTGCTCTGGAAGGCATGACATGTTCTGCCTGTGCAGCCAGAATTGAAAAAGTGTTGAACAAAAAACCCGGGGTAGAAGCAACGGTAAATTTTGCAGCTGAAAAAGCGAGCATTATGCTGTCACCGGGTACATCAACCATTGCAGATTTGATCTCATCAGTGAAAAAATCCGGCTATGACGCGCATGAGTTGGCAGAAGTCAGCCGCGAAGATGAAAAAGCACGCAGACAGAACGTATACCAGAAAGAAGTCCGGTTATTCTGGATATCGGCTGCGTTCACCCTCCCTCTGGTTCTCCAGATGGGTGCCATGTTTTCAGGCAGCCATGAAGAATGGCTGCCTCGCTGGCTGCAAATGGTACTCGCCACGCCAGTGCAATTCTGGGTTGGCAAGCGTTTTTACATGGGGGCCTGGAACGCTTTACGAGGTGGCAGCGCCAACATGGACGTGCTGGTAGCCTTGGGTACCAGCATGGCTTACTTCTTCAGTGCTGTTGTCACTTTGTTTGGTCTGACTGAACTTCACGTCTATTTTGAAGCCTCCGCCGCCATCATAACTTTGATACTCATGGGAAAGCTTTTAGAAGCCCGTGCCAAAGGAAAAACATCTACCGCTATTGAACAACTGCTTAAACTTCAGCCAAAAACCGCTCGCGTAGAGCGAGATGGCGAGATTATTGAAGTAGAAGTGAGCAGCATCCATATAGGCGAAGTCTTTATAGTGCGCCCTGGCGAACGTATTCCTGTTGATGGTGACATCATCGAAGGCCATTCCAGCGTGGATGAAAGCATGCTTACGGGTGAAAGCTTGCCCGTCACTAAAGAAGTGGGTAAAAAGGTCTTTGCTGCCACTCAAAATAATCAAGGCATGTTGCGGTGTAAGGCCACAGGGGTGGGTTCTCATACCGCATTGGCAGAAATTGTACGCCTGGTAGAGGAAGCACAGGGTTCCAAGGCCCCTATTCAGCGTTTGGCTGATACCATTTCAGGAATTTTTGTTCCGGTTGTAGTGGCCATAAGTGTCATCACTTTTGGCTTATGGTGGGGTATCGGAGGCAGTTTTACCGTGGCGCTGGTTAATGCTGTCGCGGTCTTGGTCATCGCCTGCCCCTGCGCGCTGGGCCTAGCCACACCCACAGCGATCATGGTGGGTACTGGCAGAGGTGCGCAATCAGGTGTGCTGGTTAAAAATGCAGCCGCACTGGAACGCGCAGAAAAAATCCAGATACTGGTTGTGGACAAAACAGGTACCCTGACTGAAGGCAAACCCTCAGTTACCGATGTTGTGCCCGTTAATGGTCATAGTGAACAAATATTGCTCAATATGGCCGCAACGCTTGAACAGGGTTCCGAGCATCCACTTGCACAAGCGATATTGAATCACAACAAGGAACAATCTGGATCCACCTCTGCCATATTAAACTTTTCTGCCGTCGCAGGAAAAGGCATTCAAGCCGAAATTGAAGGTGAAATCGTATGGCTTGGCTCACCGCGCTTTCTGATTGAACAAGGTGTCGTCATTGACGATAAACAGATTGCTCAACTTACCACCCAGGGAAAAACAGTTATCGGCATTGCAAAGCCCAACGGGGTTATTGGATATATTGCCATCGCAGACAAAATTCGTACCACCTCAACTAACGCCATTTCCCGTCTGAAAAACATGGGGATTGAAGTGGTGATGATTACTGGCGACAATCAGGCCACGGCGAAAGCCATTGCTCAACAAGCTGGAATTGATACTTTTTTTGCAGAAGTTTTACCTCAACATAAAGCCGAATCAATCAATAAGTTGCGCGAACAAGGAAAAATCGTTGGTATGGTAGGTGATGGCATTAACGATGCCCCTGCCCTTGCTGCTTCAGATGTGAGCTTCGCTATTGGCAGCGGTTCAGACATAGCCATTGAAGCCGCAGATGTGACGCTGATGCGCAGCGATTTGAATAGTGTGGCTGATGCGATCAGTTTATCCAAGGCCACGTTAGGGAAAATTCGACAAAACCTGTTTTTTGCATTTATTTACAATATTCTGGGCATACCTCTGGCAGCGTTCGGCATGCTTAATCCGGTTATCGCAGGGGCGGCCATGGCAATGAGCTCAGTATCTGTCGTCAGCAATTCGCTACTGTTAAAGCGTTGGAAAACAGCAAACTAGAATGCAACACATTTTCAAAAACGTTATTTGTATTAGCATAATGCAATTTATAAAGGAGCATTAAAATGGATTCAAAAAAACTGAATGTTAAAGGGATGACTTGCATGGGCTGCGTTAAAAGCGTAAAAAATGTACTTGAACCAATACCCGGTGTTAGTAATGTAGAAGTAGTCCTGGAAACCGGCAAAGTCACTATCGGTTATGATGCTTCTAAAACAGATACTGGTGCTTTTAAAACAGCAATCGAAGATGCCGGCTATGAAGTCGTCGGCTAAAACAGTCAGCAAACCTGTTTGTCACTCAGAACCTAAAAATGTCGTTCAGCCCCATAAAAACGCACTCCTTAAACGGTTAAACCGTATAGAGGGACAAGTGCGTGGCATTTCCAAAATGGTTGAAGGTGACCGCTATTGCATAGATATATTGACCCAGATCAGTGCAATTAAATCCGCACTTAATGCGGTTGGTATGCAACTTTTGGAAGACCATACCAAAGGCTGCGTTCAAAATGCAATAAAATCTGGAAACGGAGATGATGAACTGGCAGAGTTATTAACCATTGTCAGGCAATTTGTACGTTAACCCAAATCTCAAATAAAGATTTCCTTTGCAGCAGCATCAAAGGTTACAATAATCGTATTCGCAGTAGAGGAACAAACTGGGAAACCAGCTAATTACCGTATTTAGAAAACCGGAGCAAATTAAGTGAACGACGAAATCTTATCCAAAGAGCAACGCATTTTGCGCGTGATGCGCAAGGTACTGGCAAGCATTGTTAAAGACGCAACACCACAACCAGGTATGCTGCACCCCTTATCTGAAAGAACGATTCAGGATATCCGTGAATGTTTTGGATTGATTTCTGCACGGGAAGCTGAATTGGCAGACAATGCCGGACTGAGCAGAAATGAAAAGCCTTTTTATACAGATGAACCGCAAAAGAGCAATGTGGTTAAGTTACACAAACCCGGTTCTACCAAAAAACCAGAAGGGGAATAATAATTCTGGCTGATCACTCAGGTTTTCAGCCATAATTTCCCATCTGTTAAATAGCTGTCAATTATCTATACACCCCTGAGGTTCAGGCAAACCGGCAATACGCGATCCTTGCCGGGATGGACCGCCAGGAAACAGATGATAAAGATAGTCGTGACTGCTCTTACCTTCACCTAGTTCACGCCGCATGTGCTTCATCAGCAATCTCACCATCGGGGTTATTCCATAGTTGAAATAGAATTTCCTGAGATAATTGATTACTTCCCAATGGTCAGGTGTAAGACGAATATGCTCTTTACTTGCCATGAATTCAGCCAGGCGCTCGTTCCAGTCAGCCAGGTTAACCAGATTACCCTTTTCTGTTACAGAGAAGACCTCCTTCTCAAACTCAAAAGTGCCTACAAAATGTGAAACTTCTTTTGCAGGCACTGCTTTTGATTTCTTTCGGGTTATAACATGCATTCCCTCAATCTCAGCATCAAGCATAGGGACAGGGAGACCCGCAATTTTGGTACCTTGTGTCAAAACACCATTCGGGAACAAGTTTTCCAGATATGCATCTGAAGATTTGATTTCCCCATCGGGCAATTTTTCGCTAATTTCCTTCTTGAGCAACTTTTTAATTGGCGAAATATTGTATTCTGTATAGTAAGCACGAAGTAAATTGAGAATCTCCCAATGGGCTGGTTTGAGCTCCAGTCCCTCTTTTTCAGCTAGCATAATAGCGATCTCTTTATTCCACTCAGACAGGCTCTCCAAGCGCCCGCTACTAGTCAACTTCACTTTTTTTAAGGCATCCGAATGCTTTGCGGAATCAAACTGGCTGCTCATGATCTTCTCCTGTACTGGAAGTACATATCCCAAGCAAGAATGGATAATTTAAAGGTTTCTTAATTCTAGAATGCAATGCCAATTATACAACTGTAAAGTTTTAGAATTTAAGAACTGAATTCCCATCAATCAGTAGTTTTTCCAAAAAGAGGCTACTGTTCTTCCCGTGTTTCTTGTATATATCGAGCAACTGCTGGCCCACTTTTGACCAATGATCTTTACCTTGGCAAACTGCTTCTGCCAATGGCTCAATATTTCCTGAAGCCACCCAACTCTGGTACCCCTTCATAGCCCGTGGAAAAAGCTCTTTGCGCATCCCATTAAAATTAGCAAAGTAAAAATGTAATGAGCTTGCAGCTTCTCTTTCAAGCAGCGCGGGAAGTGTGGAAAGACAATCTGCCATATGATCACGTACTGCACGCGCCATAATTTCTGCCTTGATTGACGTCAATGTTGACAACATTTCCGACCAACCCTCACCCAACAAATCTCCAGCCATACCTTCACCCAGTTCATGCAGAATCATGGCTTCACTTTCATTTTCTGTCATGACCTCAAGCGCTAAATTAGGATTTTTCTGAAAATCATAAAAGCTGAATGCACTGGCTTGCGTGTTATCCCGCTTCTTCCAATTCCATTCTTCGAATTTATCCCAGATATATCGTCGGACAGCTTCCCGGCGTAAATATATGGTGCGGTTTAATAATGCTGCCGGAGGGGAAATTAAATCTCGCGCGTATTCACAACCTGAAACAAGAATAGTAAATCCATTGCGCTTTTCTTCTTTAAGTAACTCACCCAGAAAAAAATGCGGCTTGTGAAACCGGCCATACCCTCCGCTATACACATAGCCTTCTGGAAGTAATTTTCGGTTGATTGATTCACTATCAAACGGATCTTTCAAGTCTGAACCAACGCGCAAAGGAGCATAGGGTGATTCTTCAACGGTATTCCAGAGGTTTTCCCGCTCAACCATCCAGTTACCTAATTCATCCTTGGGCGGACTTTTACTGTATGGAATATCATTTTCCCATCGATAATACTGTCGCATTTCAAGAAGATAGGTGCACATTGTCATGTTTCGAGCATAACGTGCATCCGTGATATAACAGTTTTGCTGGACAGCATCTACAAGATGGTGGAAATTTTGCATAAAACTTTCTCCGTCTTATATCAAGCATATAAACCCCGAAAACTAAGGGGAATATACAATCAAAATATAGCACAAATGAAGATTTACTATTTTATATGAAGCACTGAGTACGTTAAATATAACGCTGAAAACCATCGTAAAGCATCAGAAAATTCTTAACAAGCATTTATTTCAGAGGGGGCTCATTGTAAATGAGAAATCCAGTATTGACCTTACTTGTTCAACCAACAAGTTTTGCCCACAAATCATGTTCGTCAGAATCAATAATTTCTACTTGAACCAAATCCCCTACTGCCAGCTTTTTAGCATCATCAATAAAAACCAACCCATCAATTTCTGGCGCATCTGCTGCACTTCTGGCAACAACGCCTTCCGGCGTAATTTCATCAACAAGTACTATCATTTTCTTACCCACTTTACGTGCTAAGCGATTGGTACTTATGTCAGCCTGTAACGCCATTAAACGCGCTTTACGCGACTCTTTCACATCTTCTGGTACGTGGTCAGCAAGTTCATTGGCTTTTGCGCCATCTACTGCTGAATAAGTAAAGCAACCTACCCTGTCCAGTTGTGCTTCAGTCAAGAATGACAGCAACTGTTCAAAATCTTCTTCCGTCTCTCCCGGAAAGCCCACTACGAATGTGCTGCGAATGGTCAGATCAGGGCAAATTTTTCGCCATGACTGAATTCTTTCCAACGTGTTTTCACTATTCGCAGGCCGTTTCATGGCTTTCAGAATCTTAGGACTTGCATGCTGCAAAGGAATATCCAGATATGGCAATATCTTCCCTTCCGCCATGAGTGGAATCACTTCATCTACATGAGGATAAGGGTAAACATAATGTAAGCGAACCCAAACACCTAATTCCCCTAATGCCTTCACGAGTTCTGTCATACGTGTTTTCAAAGGCTTGCCTTGCCAGAATCCAGTGCGGTATTTCACATCCACGCCATAAGCGCTGGTGTCCTGAGAAATCACCAGCAATTCTTTCACGCCCGCTTTTACCAGATTTTCAGCTTCCTGCATCACGTCGCCAACAGGGCGACTTACCAGATCACCACGCAATGCCGGGATAATGCAGAAGGTACAGCGATGATTGCAGCCCTCGGAAATCTTCAGATAAGCGAAATGCTTGGGCGTCAGTCGCACACCTTGCGGTGGAATCAAACTGGTATAAGGATCATGTGGCTGAGGTAAATGTTCATGAACGGCTGACATGACTTCATGTGTTGCATGAGGGCCTGTTACAGCCAGCACTTGAGGGTGCGCTTTCTTTACCACATCCCCTTTTGCACCCAGACAACCCGTTACAATCACTTTTCCATTCTCGGCCAAAGCTTCACCAATAGCATCCAAAGACTCTTCTACCGCAGCGTCAATAAATCCACAGGTATTAACCACAACCAGGTTTGCATCCTGATAGCTCCCCACGATCTCATAACCTTCCGCTCGCAACTGGGTCAGAATGTGCTCGGAATCGACCGTTGCCTTTGGGCACCCAAGGGAAACAAAACCAACTTTAGGAATAGCTTTCATATCAATTCATTCTCAATAAAAATTCTGGGTTCGCGCAAAACGAAAAAATCATTTACATATTGCAGTTTGCCGAGCTGAACGATACATATTCACTCTACAAAACTTAATTTTTTTCCAGCAGGTATAATTACTTTCATCTACACAACCTTGGTGCAACTTTGTATATTATTGCTATTGCCTGGATTTACATCATCTTTATGATGGCTATTACCGCCAAAAGTTTTTTCGGAGGTCTCATGACCTTCATCTGGTACGGTATTTTGCCGTGTGCGCTATTTTTGTGGGTGTTTGGAACGCCTCAACGCAAAAGAACCAAACTACGCAAGATCGCCGAGCAGAAACTTAATCAGCCCGATACTACCAATACCAAGCCCGATTAAAGTCACTTGTTGTACAGTTGCATGCAGTTCAGTGCGCTTGTGCAATCCCGGAATCAGATCTGCTACAGCCACATACAACATGCTGGCTGAAGCAATACCCAGCACAAACGGCACCCAGTCCTGCATGGATTGCAAAGCAAAATAACCTAAAACGCCCCCAACAATCGTGGCGGCACTCGACAGTAAATTAAAAATTAACGCTTGCCTTTTGGTATACCCGGAATGCAGCAAAATAAGGAAATCCCCTACTTCCTGCGGGATTTCATGTGCGATGATGGCAAGCGATGTCACGACGCCCAACTGGAAATCAGCCATAAATGCCGCGGCAATAATAATTCCATCCACAAAGTTATGGAAAGTATCACCCACCATGATCATGATACCACTTCTGCCATGGTCACTGTGGTCAGCATGAGCACTATGGGAATGGCCTCCAGTATGCTCGCCATGATCAGAGTCAGGTGTATGGACTTCGCATTCATGACCGTGACAATGACGCCAGATAACCAGCTTCTCCAGTATAAAGAAAAGCAGAATACCAAACAGAATAGTTGCCGCCATGTGCTCAATATTTTTTGTTAATTCAAACGCATGGGGCAATATTTCAAGAAAAACAGCGCCAAGCAACGCACCAATGGCATAGCTGATCAACATCGGCACCCAAGAGGCGCGCGCCGATAAAGCGACAATTGCAGCAAAGGCTACACTAAGCACGCCACCGAGCAGGCTGGCTAAAATGATGGCAAGGAGAGTTGGCACGATGAATGACTGAGCGTAAAATTTTTGTATTATACGCTATGTGTCAAGTATCGTCAGATAGCCAGATCAATGAAGCCATGCGACCTGTCACACCATCCCGACGATAGGAAAAAAAGGTTTCGTTATCTGTGTAAGTACAGAAATTACCACCGTAAACTCGCGTTATACCCAGGGCTGCAAGTCTCTGCCTTGCTAACAAATAGATATCAGCAAGCCATTTACTTTCGCCATGAGGTACAAATGCATCCTGCGCAGCAGCGTCATGATCCATGAATGCCTGCCGCACTTCTTCTCCCACTTCAAAACGCTTAGGACCTATAGCCGGCCCAAGATAAGCCATCAACGAAACAGGGGGTACATGCATTGATTTTACCGTGCACTCTATGACACCGGAAACCAGTCCTCGCCATCCGGCATGGGCGGCACCCACAACCGTTCCAGCATCATCACAAAGTAAAACTGGCAGGCAATCAGCAGTCATGACAGCACACACGTTATTTTTCGAATGTGATACACAGGCATCTGCTTCTATTACACCATCTGCCAAAATATCAGCATTCGCTACATGTACCCCATGCACTTGTTTAAGCCAAACTGGCTCATTCGGTAAAAGTAG from Sulfurirhabdus autotrophica encodes the following:
- a CDS encoding Sfum_1244 family protein codes for the protein MQNFHHLVDAVQQNCYITDARYARNMTMCTYLLEMRQYYRWENDIPYSKSPPKDELGNWMVERENLWNTVEESPYAPLRVGSDLKDPFDSESINRKLLPEGYVYSGGYGRFHKPHFFLGELLKEEKRNGFTILVSGCEYARDLISPPAALLNRTIYLRREAVRRYIWDKFEEWNWKKRDNTQASAFSFYDFQKNPNLALEVMTENESEAMILHELGEGMAGDLLGEGWSEMLSTLTSIKAEIMARAVRDHMADCLSTLPALLEREAASSLHFYFANFNGMRKELFPRAMKGYQSWVASGNIEPLAEAVCQGKDHWSKVGQQLLDIYKKHGKNSSLFLEKLLIDGNSVLKF
- a CDS encoding segregation and condensation protein A, with the translated sequence MNDEILSKEQRILRVMRKVLASIVKDATPQPGMLHPLSERTIQDIRECFGLISAREAELADNAGLSRNEKPFYTDEPQKSNVVKLHKPGSTKKPEGE
- a CDS encoding metal-sensitive transcriptional regulator, giving the protein MKSSAKTVSKPVCHSEPKNVVQPHKNALLKRLNRIEGQVRGISKMVEGDRYCIDILTQISAIKSALNAVGMQLLEDHTKGCVQNAIKSGNGDDELAELLTIVRQFVR
- the rimO gene encoding 30S ribosomal protein S12 methylthiotransferase RimO; its protein translation is MKAIPKVGFVSLGCPKATVDSEHILTQLRAEGYEIVGSYQDANLVVVNTCGFIDAAVEESLDAIGEALAENGKVIVTGCLGAKGDVVKKAHPQVLAVTGPHATHEVMSAVHEHLPQPHDPYTSLIPPQGVRLTPKHFAYLKISEGCNHRCTFCIIPALRGDLVSRPVGDVMQEAENLVKAGVKELLVISQDTSAYGVDVKYRTGFWQGKPLKTRMTELVKALGELGVWVRLHYVYPYPHVDEVIPLMAEGKILPYLDIPLQHASPKILKAMKRPANSENTLERIQSWRKICPDLTIRSTFVVGFPGETEEDFEQLLSFLTEAQLDRVGCFTYSAVDGAKANELADHVPEDVKESRKARLMALQADISTNRLARKVGKKMIVLVDEITPEGVVARSAADAPEIDGLVFIDDAKKLAVGDLVQVEIIDSDEHDLWAKLVG
- a CDS encoding TusE/DsrC/DsvC family sulfur relay protein codes for the protein MSSQFDSAKHSDALKKVKLTSSGRLESLSEWNKEIAIMLAEKEGLELKPAHWEILNLLRAYYTEYNISPIKKLLKKEISEKLPDGEIKSSDAYLENLFPNGVLTQGTKIAGLPVPMLDAEIEGMHVITRKKSKAVPAKEVSHFVGTFEFEKEVFSVTEKGNLVNLADWNERLAEFMASKEHIRLTPDHWEVINYLRKFYFNYGITPMVRLLMKHMRRELGEGKSSHDYLYHLFPGGPSRQGSRIAGLPEPQGCIDN
- a CDS encoding heavy-metal-associated domain-containing protein, with the translated sequence MDSKKLNVKGMTCMGCVKSVKNVLEPIPGVSNVEVVLETGKVTIGYDASKTDTGAFKTAIEDAGYEVVG
- a CDS encoding ZIP family metal transporter, giving the protein MPTLLAIILASLLGGVLSVAFAAIVALSARASWVPMLISYAIGALLGAVFLEILPHAFELTKNIEHMAATILFGILLFFILEKLVIWRHCHGHECEVHTPDSDHGEHTGGHSHSAHADHSDHGRSGIMIMVGDTFHNFVDGIIIAAAFMADFQLGVVTSLAIIAHEIPQEVGDFLILLHSGYTKRQALIFNLLSSAATIVGGVLGYFALQSMQDWVPFVLGIASASMLYVAVADLIPGLHKRTELHATVQQVTLIGLGIGSIGLIKFLLGDLA